The Dreissena polymorpha isolate Duluth1 chromosome 2, UMN_Dpol_1.0, whole genome shotgun sequence nucleotide sequence TCAGGTATTCATCATGTTCATAATCTAAATTCTTGCCAACTTTGTGCTGTCATCATTATAAGTTATCAAGGACCTTTAATTTAAATACCAAttcaaaaatgtatatacaaggtatgcaaaatgtttaaattcaGAATCACTCAGCAACAGGGTCACATTCTAAAAAAGTTGCAGATAAAAAATTAATAGGTAAATATTGGTTGGTAAGGTTTTGTGGTTGACTTGATATGAAACcacaaattaaaacattattaaactagaaatggcgcggcctACTCGTATCCTCGTGCCGCAGCTTTTGACCCACTGGGACCCAAGGGTCACAGGGGCGTACCTAGGCATACAGCAGTACGCCCGTGCGTATATCGTTGCATAGTCTAAGTTCGTGGAAAGCGTAAGTTCGCGGATTGTCAGTTTGGAATAACTACACGCGCTAGATTTTGACATCCTGGAGACGAAAACCGGAATTGTGTATTGCAAACTATCTTTTTACaactgaaaacaaaatatttgaatgaatTGCGTTCTAAATAGGCAAACAAATTGAATAATGGCCATAATTGTATTTTACCTCCATTTTCATAATGCACACAAATTTCCTTTGCCAATAAAATCcataacaaaatacataaaacctATTTTGCTCACTTTGTTTATATACAGCGTTCTATTGACACTGTATGTACACAGCCTCGTACTcgatttttaaatgctttttagGCAACGTAAAATAAGAAGTGTTTTACGATACCTGGTTTATGCctttttatttaatgtacacatgtggttagcgtgtggctatgatatttattagagaaaaaaaatcatttttaatgataatcaaattaaaacgaaaaatcaacttttctgaaaaaaattatttcactatCATAGGTATTTAACTAAAAATGACCCGAAAGcaaggtgcatcgctttgaacagccatatcatCATCAGTTGTGCACGAACTCACAGCTCAGctcagtcttattcaacgcagaaatgaatttactttctggaaatgtacatatcttgccaGATTTCTGCAAATgcaaggaaatttatttctgcattGCATTTATAAGACAGAGTtagtgaaaatcgctgcacacttgATGAAGTTATACCTGTTTTTGGGTGATCTTCAGTTGGATaccttattttaatatattatatatatatatttatttgatagtgatttttttttcagaaagttgatttttcgttatattttgattatttatcattcaaaatgatgttttcactaataaatatcatagccacacgctaactacCTCTGTTAATTTACAGGCCAATCCAACTCCATTGAaacattacatattttatttaataatgttcttTATAGATGTTCAATGTTcagttacatgtatttttttattgttttcattcatgtattaaaaaaatgtttaaaaagcacACATTTCTACATTTGGCCTAATCAGCTGTTCTGGAgtaatgacgtcacatgtgtcaTCCACGAACTTACATAAATTCAAAATGGTAGTTCATACTGATGGATGGTGTTTGTTAACATGAATTTGGAAGACAAGATTACAATTTAATTTGATTCTTTGTTATTATTCACACAGGTGTGGATTTAATTTatgcttaattatattaatttgatcaaaatgaaaatataattacttataaaactgttctatttgTTATATCCACGAACTTGCGATAGACCAGGATAATGAATGAAATTAAAAGTCAGGGCTAAGGGGGTGGGCATTTTGGGGtttaattatgtaaacaagcaaacaagacgcccacttttagaaaataacagtgggtacaaaaacaacacagtattATTCCAAAGATACAAAGTAAGTATTTTTTTCACTGATGAGGGATAGTAATCACTACTGTGAAGACTGAAGTCGTTTTACTACTGTTTTGTCGCCCTTCAATTTTTTGTGGAACCAATATTTTGACACGGGTACCAGATTATGTCTACGCCCTGACTCCGCTGATACACTTGAAAGGAGCATAGTCTTTGGGAGTAAGCAGCTATACCACAGCATCATGCTGTACCTCGTTATGCCTGTCTCCACCGCAACTGCAGAAATATCGTTTTCCACAATGCGAAGGGTGGTGCGGTGGTAatactctggtctaccattccagaggtctcCAGTTCAATTCACTGCTGGGGCACTGgtaatttcagaaatgcttcaagtgtccCACCctactagagatgtactggtatgaaacccaggtaattctcagGGGGGGGAGACCCCCTCCCGCACCTATCCCCCCCCCCTCGCAGCTTCGTTGCTCGATTGTGCATATGGCTGAAATAGCCTCAATAATGCCCCtgtgtcagatcaaaattccaaatagtgaactgtcgcacatatgctcatagctgctGTGTAtctaagtttcaaggttctacatgtagtgctaatagtgtaggaggagatagtggccagaatGGACAGACGGCAGGGATAACCACATAATCACTCTGCTTCAATTCGGAGCATGGGGATAGCAAATACATTTGTTAGTGGCTTTTCAAATTTTTGAACTGCCGTTTAATGTGTCTCCAGGTTCGCTACAAAGATGGTTCAAATCATGCCCTATGGGTCAAAAAAGGTTACGCCCCGGGCCCAGAGCTTATCTGATTTATAGAGACTTAAAtctaaaaaagtatataactataaaaaTCCTCTTCTGAAACCAAAAGGTTCAGGAATTTAACACTTGGTATGTAACATTGTCTAGTGTTACTCtacttttatgtcccccactatagtagtgggggacatattgtttttgccctgtctgttggttggttggtctgttggttggtttgcgccaacttaacatttgcaataacttttgcaatattgaagatagcaacttgatatttggcatgcatatgtatctcatggagctgcacattttgagtggtgaaaggtcaatgtcatccttcaggggttttttttagaaagaggggaagacgctggacgctgggtaaaaggggaaaatcgagcgcgaaagagacatatttggggaaaaataaaaactgttcatttcaatgtctataactcacctacagacttcagagttttttttaagaaaaagaggcatgtctctggcctttttgttcttaaacacatgaacaagtatgatattaaagtcaaagtcctaaataaagttgcaggtgtagatctaataatgggaaatgttttcaactggggcctgGGAACTTGCGCTTGGTTGTTCCTTCTCTTCGTTAACACTCGCGGATAAATCGAGCGAGTCATCATGTCCGCCAGTATCGGGCCGCCAAAAATTAACAAGAGTTTGCTGCTTTGTGTCAAGCTTTAACACTTTCTTTGGTGGCATTTTTTCTTAATGCAGCCGAACGAATATTATCATCCGGGCTCTTTAAAATTAATCTCGACGAAGCAAATTTAGAACGAATACACTGATTGGTTATTTTTAGCATATGCGGCTCTGTAAGCCAATGAAAATGTGTCTTGTAGAATTTTAACAGCGTGATACATACGGCGTCGTAAAATATATGCATTCGTGAGAAATACAAACACGGATTTGTATGCGTCCTTGAGGACGCTCATACTTCGCTACGGTGCGTTTTTTCCGATTTTGATGCGTCAGAGACGCAGGACGCGGACCTAGATTAATCActggaacgatgtcaatattatgatttcaatttcatgatgaatgggtcgACGATCTAGAtcagctacagtattggaagggaaaggtgcggcagctgccgattgtctactttcactttcacaataatccgacagtattaatcgatgttgattagatgtacctccgaatcctgctaggtttcaacagtttttgatgattcattcttaaaaaatgcgtcaattaaattaacattttccgagtccgaacgttttattttgttcgtgtatgaacgccaattgtgagacttttttctgttttaacgtttatatcttggctttcacataacccgtatgaaaattcgactggtttccggtaattaattgacgaaacacccttcttgcGCAAGacaggaatccagtaaaatagtcacatgattaatacgattagttgcccggtttccatgaggtaatttaagagctatatatagaatcactgggattcccagatttgagtgttcgtcgggagagagagagcgagatcgttgtacatagtacaaattggataagtgtcgacttcccaaaagaaaaaatacatttctttgagggtaaaatattatattttggtgaaaaattatatttttggaggggaaatggtatttttaggggaaaaattctggcaggggaagacgccgaatatcggcgtcactttcttagtaaaaaaacccctgtccttcaaggtcaaaggtcaaatatatgggtcaaaatcgctaatttaatgtgcacttttgcagtatttcaatattcaagatagcaacttgatatttggcatgcatgtgtctctcatggagctgcacattttgagtggtgaaaggtcaaggtcatccttcaaggtcagaggtcaaatatatgtggccaaaatcgctcattttatgagtacttttgcaatattgaagatagcaacttgatatttggcatgcatgtgtatctcatggagctgcacattttgagtggtgaaaggtcaaggtcatccttcaaggtcagaggtcaaatatatgtggcccaaatcgcttattatatgaatacttttgaaatattgaagatagcaacttgatatttggcatgcatgtgtatctcatggagctgcacaatttgagtggtgaaaggtcaaggtcatcattcaaggtcagaggtcaaatatatgtggcccaaatcgcttattttatgagtacttttgcaatattgaagatagcaacttgatatttggcatgcatgtgtatctcattgagctgcacaatttgagtggtgaaaggtcaaggtcatcattcaaggtcagaggtcaaatatatgtggcccaaatcgcttattttatgaatacttttgcaatattgaagataactacttgatatttggcatgcatgtgtatctcatggagctgcacattttgagtgttgaaaggtcaaggtcatccttcaaggtcaaatatatgggtcaaaattgctcatgtaatgtcacttctgcaaaattgaagctagcaattttatatttgaaatgcatgtgtatctcatggagctgcacattttgagtggtgaagggtcaaggtcatccttcaaggtcaaacgtcatatagggggacattgtgtttcacaaacgcatcttgttttttttttaagatcatcacacaaatgaccaccacaaccccccaaacccccccccaccccaattttttttttgaaacggttaaaaaacacaaatatttatttttattattttatttttgaaatactgtccaaccatcgcacccaagaatccccgccccccacccccccccccccccccccccccaaccccgaatttttttttttcgcttttttgcaagataatgtaataaatgtccacacccacaccccacactatacacccctcttcactccacccctccctcctttgtgattgaaattgagagtcccttcacctttaaaaagaaattagatgaacggtctgcacccgcaaggcggtgctcttgtttgtatttCTATTCCTTTAAAGTGTGTTGTTTCTCCTCCTTTTATGTGTGAGATTTATCCTCTCTTCACAGGTGAGATTTATCCTACTTTCATGGAAGTTATTTCTTATCCTTTCAGGAATCGTATTTCTCTTCCTTTCAGGGCTGTGAATTGTCCTTTCATGGGTGTGATCTCTCCTTCCTTCAGGGAtgtgatttctcctcctttcagGGGTATGATTTCTCCTTTCATGGGTAGGACTTCTCCTTCTTTCAGGGGTGTGAAATGTCCTTTAATGGGTGTGATCTCTCCTCCTTTTAGGGAtgtgatttctcctcctttcagGGGTATGATTTCTCCTTTCATGGGTACAACTTCTCCTTctttcaggggtgtgatttcaCCTTTTTTCAGGGGGTGTGATTTCTCCTTCTTTAAGGGGTGTGATTTCACCTCTTTTAAGGTGTCAGATTTCTCCTTCTTTCAGGAACTAATTTTTTACTCCTTTCATTCAGGTATGAGATATTTCCCTTTAAGGGATCCTATTTCTTTTTTCATGGATGAGATTTTTCCCTTCAAGGGTGTGATTTCTTCTCTTTTCAGGGGTGTTTTTTTCTCCTTTCAAGGTTGTGATTCCTTCTCCTTCCAGGGATTAGATTTCTTCTCCTTTCAAGGATATGATTTTTTTCTCCTTTCAGCAATACATTTTCTCCTTTTTTAAGGTGTTAACATAACTTAACAAACGAGTGCAAGATTACCCTAGACTACATGTAGATTATGTTATAATGTCAATCGTTTGCCTTTCCAGTtctatcattttcattattttctttctttttaaggGTGCTGGCAAGCGAATGCAGTGGGATGGAACTTCGCAAGATGCACCCTTTTCTTCACAACAATCACTTCAAGAGAAAGCTATGTTGAATCTTtagatagttttttttttatttccattttatcacaataaaaaacacctttgtGGTATGGGCAATAAAGTGGTCTTTTTCAACGATATTATTGAAGAGTCAAATGAAGTGTGTTAGATCATAAATAGATTCTTAACGACATTGTATCAATTTAGAATAAAAAAGCCATTGATATTCActatatagttttatttattctaaaaaatcaTTTCATCTCCCTTGGGATTAAGAATCAACGTGTGTGACAAAGTCAGGAATATAACTAGACTCTTTCAATCATAGCTTCTGCTTCTGGTCTATTCTAATGAAGTCTGGAATGTCAAGCCAGTATTCGCACGCAGTGGCACGTCACTGTGAACACACCCAGAATAAAATCCACACTGTGGCCGAGCTGCTTTTATTGTCTGGACAGTTTCGACCAATCAAAACAGAGAACATCAGCTCTGTGGAGGTTTCCATCGCTTCTGCAAGGGAGCAGATAAATTCCtctttgaacattatattggaAATTGTGAATGATTTGACGAAAATCATGCATGACATAAAAACTCGATGGAAAGTCATATGCGATTACCTGTATCGAATGTCTGATGCCGTAACCGTATTGGTAGAGCTCAGCTACTTTGCAGTGTACCAATATCTCGGTCTGAACAAACCAGAATCTCTGGAAGCACCTCTCATAGACAAATACGCGACTTCTTACGCAGGCCTGGAAATAAAGCTCAGCTGCATTCAGTTGAAGAGAGCGCGGATGGAAGAACTGAGCTCTTCATTCATCATGGATATTTGTTCCAATATCTCCAAGTACATTTCAGTGCTGACTGACAACTGCAGGGGAGCCAGCGAGAATGGGCCTGATACTGCCACAAAGGACCAGTTCAAACTGGGCATCAAGAGTGTCACTTGTGCAGCAGGttaatttcaataatttgttgtcattttacGTGAGCTTATGCCCCAAAAGAAGGGCAAATAAAGGGCATGTGGTTCATctgagcctcactctgtgaaaacagggcttaatggatgtgcataATGTGTAATCTCGAAGGGCTAGGTTCACAAAGGGGTGAAAAAGCCCTCTGACAGAATTAAATGCATTTACTTTTATCTTAAAGGGCAATATATTAAGTAAAGGAAAACAACagttttataattaatatcgctgtattatggttgctatggcaacatcaTAAATACATGTGAATACgtgttatgatatataaaatCAATTGCAAATGTAAATAAGTATACATTATACGTCATCATAAACCTAGGCAGTTCacataggctgatcagggataacacttttcacctaaactggATATCTGCTGAGAAGtgacttactttaaacaaaaattatcgTACAAGCGGAaatagtctgcacaggcttatctggaatgacactttatgcacatgcattaagcgggCTTTCTCAGATCTATATTGGgtctctgtcagtctgtccaaaTCAAGTTTCCATTCtatgtaattatttaaatgcCCGAAAGCAGAGGTGTAGAATACTTATACCTGAAATGTTTGTGTTGTTTCTAATAAGCCTGTATGgacagcaaaggctaatctgtgatTACACTTATTACACTTGGTTCAAAAATTACTATTGATTTAGATTcttatattgaaatactgcaaccAGTCATTCTTATTCTGTATACAATATTTCCCATGCTATTTACTGGGTCTACAAATTGTAATCGTTAAGTTCAGCAGATTAAATAGTTCACTTTCAATCGTGGATGTGTGTAATTGACATGCTACTTAACATACACATGGGTCCCACTGTCAATCACTATGTGGCAAAAATAATACACATACACTGTTGCAATGTTACAATAAATACTAACAAGGCCTGGCTGACACTGTGTAATTGATTATACATATTTCAGTCAATGTTTACCACTATTTTAGACATATTTGTGTGAATATCTTAACAAAGATTTAGAGGAAGTagataaacattaaaaaagtgtATGAGATATATTTCTGTGAACATTTCTACTGCTGTTTCAGGAAGCCT carries:
- the LOC127867173 gene encoding talin rod domain-containing protein 1-like, with protein sequence MKSGMSSQYSHAVARHCEHTQNKIHTVAELLLLSGQFRPIKTENISSVEVSIASAREQINSSLNIILEIVNDLTKIMHDIKTRWKVICDYLYRMSDAVTVLVELSYFAVYQYLGLNKPESLEAPLIDKYATSYAGLEIKLSCIQLKRARMEELSSSFIMDICSNISKYISVLTDNCRGASENGPDTATKDQFKLGIKSVTCAAGSLIASIKCYKSERSPRYHTRVVTFCEPVLAASNALVSLATEDEFIDHGRELSPEEVEIQMAIFGPCMNIVSGCVQICKSLRDYTYDPGNSHYVHKTRSCQSCIVKSTKHLKHELQKHLHMDFQMRGVSPSKGDNYFRDVDSSDENQHDLSPLGGSLPLQYAAENHGMEGNYGKDLSPRSTVTDVSLATSISR